In Thioalkalivibrio paradoxus ARh 1, the following are encoded in one genomic region:
- a CDS encoding FitA-like ribbon-helix-helix domain-containing protein, translated as MAQVIVRNLENDLKDALKRRAQRHGCSMEEEVRQILRRAVNENSEALPNLGSRIAKRFAGIGLETPLPELHGQEIDPVAFDA; from the coding sequence ATGGCCCAGGTCATCGTCCGCAATCTTGAAAACGATCTGAAAGACGCGCTCAAGCGGCGTGCGCAGCGCCACGGCTGCAGCATGGAGGAAGAAGTGCGTCAGATCCTGCGGCGCGCCGTGAACGAAAACTCGGAAGCGCTTCCCAACCTGGGTTCGCGTATTGCCAAGCGTTTTGCGGGCATCGGCCTGGAAACGCCACTGCCGGAACTGCACGGACAGGAGATCGATCCCGTCGCCTTTGACGCATGA
- a CDS encoding helix-turn-helix domain-containing transcriptional regulator, which yields MKKAAVSHHEVEVRELRADPELAVAYLKAAMASLDDPEDRAAGLLALRTVAEAYGGLGAVAAEAGISRESLYRALSPRGNPTLKTLVAVLKTVGMRLSVEPEHRESA from the coding sequence ATGAAAAAAGCCGCCGTATCCCATCACGAAGTCGAAGTTCGGGAATTGCGTGCGGATCCCGAGCTTGCCGTGGCGTACCTGAAGGCTGCGATGGCTTCTCTCGATGATCCCGAAGATCGCGCTGCCGGCCTTCTTGCATTGCGCACCGTTGCCGAAGCCTACGGTGGTCTAGGTGCTGTGGCCGCCGAGGCAGGCATCAGCCGCGAATCGCTCTACCGGGCGTTGTCACCCAGGGGCAACCCGACCCTGAAAACACTCGTGGCTGTGTTGAAGACGGTGGGCATGCGGCTTTCCGTCGAACCCGAGCATCGCGAGTCGGCATAA
- a CDS encoding MraY family glycosyltransferase produces MALLAALIVAATLTPVNWWALWSLPLGVVVLGLLGLVDDLVDIGSIVRLVVQLGVAWIMVVAGVQIVSLGNLLGTGPLNLGWVGPAFTILCVAFMINAINMMDGIDGLAGSISLLAVAGLSVLALSAGMDAKAAVGVLLASGLAAFLLFNLRSPWLRRAAVFLGDSGSMVLGFVLAWLAVAITQGPASSVAPISIAFLLLLPAADSLSVSFRRLRRGRNPLAADRTHLHHVLCRAGFPVSTVVALIAGNQLALVLLALACHFGSCPEPLQFALFTLLLLAYVGFSLNAHHFLRAMRRLRRRRLAAGRLKPEIG; encoded by the coding sequence GTGGCCCTTTTGGCCGCACTGATCGTCGCGGCCACGTTAACCCCCGTGAACTGGTGGGCGCTGTGGTCGCTTCCGTTGGGTGTCGTGGTCCTCGGGCTGCTGGGTCTGGTCGATGATCTGGTCGACATCGGGTCGATCGTTCGGCTTGTCGTCCAGCTCGGGGTCGCCTGGATCATGGTCGTAGCAGGCGTGCAGATCGTGTCGCTTGGAAACCTGCTCGGCACCGGCCCACTCAACCTGGGCTGGGTTGGACCCGCATTCACCATTCTCTGCGTTGCATTCATGATCAACGCGATCAACATGATGGACGGGATCGACGGGCTGGCGGGAAGCATCAGCCTGCTGGCCGTGGCGGGCCTGTCTGTGCTCGCGTTGTCGGCGGGGATGGACGCAAAGGCGGCCGTGGGTGTGCTGCTCGCATCCGGTCTGGCCGCGTTCCTGCTGTTCAACCTGCGCAGTCCTTGGTTGCGCCGGGCTGCGGTCTTTCTCGGTGACAGCGGCAGCATGGTGCTGGGGTTCGTGCTGGCGTGGCTGGCGGTGGCGATTACCCAAGGACCCGCGTCCAGCGTGGCTCCCATTTCCATCGCGTTTCTGCTGTTGCTGCCGGCGGCGGACAGCCTGAGCGTGTCCTTCCGCCGTCTGCGCCGGGGCCGCAACCCACTCGCGGCCGATCGTACCCACCTGCATCATGTGCTGTGCCGGGCGGGTTTTCCGGTGAGCACGGTCGTCGCGCTGATCGCTGGGAACCAGCTGGCGCTGGTGCTGCTGGCGCTGGCCTGTCATTTTGGCAGTTGCCCGGAGCCCCTTCAGTTCGCGCTGTTTACGCTGCTGCTGCTCGCCTATGTCGGTTTTTCGCTGAATGCCCATCATTTCCTGCGTGCGATGCGGCGGCTGCGGCGGCGCCGTCTGGCCGCGGGCAGGCTGAAGCCCGAGATCGGGTAA
- the relB gene encoding type II toxin-antitoxin system RelB family antitoxin — protein sequence MLALRLPEDVEERLAALAKATGRSKSYYAREAILQHLDDLEDIYLAEQRLIDHRKGSGETVSMDEMRRRLELDD from the coding sequence ATGCTCGCGTTACGGCTTCCTGAGGATGTGGAAGAACGCCTGGCTGCCCTCGCCAAGGCCACCGGTAGAAGCAAAAGCTACTACGCCCGCGAGGCGATCCTGCAGCATCTGGACGATCTGGAAGACATCTACCTGGCTGAACAGCGCCTGATCGATCACCGCAAAGGAAGCGGCGAGACAGTGTCCATGGATGAAATGAGGCGCCGGCTTGAGTTGGACGATTGA
- a CDS encoding MarR family EPS-associated transcriptional regulator, producing the protein MKPFPEETRLKVMRLLAENPELTQRELAEALGISLGATNYCLRALIDKGLVKAENFRKSHRKRAYLYTLTPSGIAEKLRVTRAFLARKQAEYVAIEREIEQLRQELQEEGRP; encoded by the coding sequence TTGAAACCCTTCCCCGAAGAAACCCGCCTGAAGGTCATGCGCCTGCTGGCAGAGAACCCCGAGCTCACCCAGCGCGAGCTTGCGGAAGCGCTCGGCATCAGCCTGGGTGCAACGAACTACTGCCTGCGCGCGCTGATCGACAAGGGGCTGGTGAAGGCCGAGAACTTCCGCAAGAGCCACCGCAAGCGCGCCTACCTCTACACGCTCACGCCCAGCGGTATCGCCGAGAAGCTGCGCGTCACCCGCGCCTTCCTCGCCCGCAAGCAGGCCGAATACGTGGCCATCGAACGCGAGATCGAACAACTGCGCCAGGAACTGCAGGAAGAGGGCCGGCCATGA
- a CDS encoding type II toxin-antitoxin system Phd/YefM family antitoxin: MKELNIREMRAAIGQLDKLVNEAGEIIVNRRGRAIARILPVAGTRRRPNHADLRARTPRLPTPSAELIRAERDER; this comes from the coding sequence ATGAAAGAGCTCAACATTCGGGAAATGCGCGCTGCCATCGGTCAGCTCGACAAACTGGTGAACGAGGCGGGCGAGATCATCGTGAATCGCCGCGGCCGCGCGATCGCACGCATCCTGCCCGTTGCCGGGACGCGTCGGCGTCCCAATCACGCCGACCTGCGCGCACGTACCCCGCGGCTGCCGACGCCGTCGGCCGAGTTGATCCGTGCCGAGCGCGATGAGCGCTGA
- a CDS encoding MarR family EPS-associated transcriptional regulator, which translates to MGATNYCLRALIDKGLVKAENFRKSHRKRAYLYLLTPAGLAEKLRVTRAFLALKQTEYRAIEQEIEALRRELRNLSPE; encoded by the coding sequence CTGGGCGCAACGAACTACTGCCTGCGCGCGCTGATCGACAAGGGGCTGGTGAAGGCCGAGAACTTCCGCAAGAGCCACCGTAAGCGCGCCTACCTCTACCTGCTCACCCCGGCGGGGCTTGCCGAGAAGCTGCGCGTCACCCGCGCCTTCCTGGCGCTGAAGCAAACGGAGTATCGGGCCATCGAACAGGAGATCGAAGCGCTGCGGCGGGAGTTGCGTAACCTGTCCCCAGAATAG
- a CDS encoding type II toxin-antitoxin system RelE/ParE family toxin, translating into MRVRLQRLAAGNPGDVKPIGGGVSELRLQFGAGYRIYLSQQGATWILLLCGGDKSSQQRDIAKAQRYLEDWKARQK; encoded by the coding sequence ATCCGTGTTCGTCTTCAGCGACTCGCGGCTGGAAACCCCGGCGATGTAAAGCCCATCGGTGGCGGCGTCAGCGAGCTCCGGTTGCAGTTTGGTGCCGGATACCGCATCTACCTGTCCCAACAGGGCGCGACATGGATCCTCCTGCTATGCGGGGGAGACAAATCCAGCCAACAACGGGATATCGCCAAGGCGCAGAGGTATCTCGAGGACTGGAAAGCGAGGCAAAAATGA
- a CDS encoding helix-turn-helix transcriptional regulator codes for MEYTFTLRYKLADSHQEPDELIERLAEAGCDDALVGIGQRGYLALEFTRQAPNALEAFRTALADVKAAIPEVVLIEAAPDFVGLSDVADLVGVTRQNMRKLMLSHTDTFPPPVHGGSTLIWHLDDVLDWLSTRGRYPVAQATLETARLLRQLNLARESRHLRPELINTLDTYLA; via the coding sequence ATGGAATATACCTTTACACTCCGATACAAACTGGCCGACAGCCATCAGGAGCCGGATGAACTGATCGAGCGGCTGGCCGAGGCAGGTTGCGACGATGCGCTGGTAGGCATCGGGCAGCGCGGCTACCTGGCACTGGAATTCACCCGGCAAGCACCGAACGCGTTAGAGGCGTTTCGAACCGCACTGGCTGATGTCAAGGCCGCGATTCCGGAAGTAGTCCTCATCGAAGCAGCCCCTGATTTCGTCGGCCTTTCCGACGTTGCCGACCTTGTCGGTGTCACCCGCCAGAATATGCGCAAGCTGATGCTCTCCCACACCGACACGTTCCCGCCGCCCGTGCATGGTGGAAGCACACTGATCTGGCACCTGGACGACGTTCTGGACTGGCTGAGCACCCGGGGGCGATATCCCGTTGCCCAGGCGACTCTTGAAACCGCCCGTCTGCTACGGCAACTGAACCTGGCCCGGGAATCGCGTCATCTGAGGCCTGAGCTCATCAATACGCTGGATACCTATCTCGCCTGA
- a CDS encoding type II toxin-antitoxin system RelE/ParE family toxin yields the protein MVRRECGSDTRVRLFGSRLDDTRRGGDVDVLVEIDRPIERPALLSARLSAMLSRRLDGRSVDVVLSAPNLPRRTGHRVAEEKGQLETGVKVRWTPEALEDRLQIWDYIAAEDPQAALRLDQRIAGTVSLPEEHPEMGRPGLIAGTRERIPHESDRVVYEIAPSAGWILAVVHSARNWPAV from the coding sequence GTGGTGCGCCGCGAATGCGGGTCCGACACACGCGTTCGCCTGTTTGGTTCACGCCTGGACGACACGCGGCGCGGCGGGGACGTGGATGTGCTCGTCGAGATCGATCGGCCGATAGAACGCCCTGCGCTGCTTTCGGCGCGGCTCTCGGCCATGCTCAGCCGCCGATTGGACGGGCGTTCCGTCGATGTCGTCCTGTCCGCTCCGAACCTCCCCCGGCGCACGGGTCATCGGGTTGCCGAGGAGAAAGGACAACTCGAAACAGGGGTGAAGGTTCGCTGGACGCCGGAGGCCCTCGAGGATCGCCTCCAGATCTGGGACTACATCGCGGCCGAAGACCCGCAGGCAGCGCTGAGGCTGGATCAGCGTATCGCCGGCACGGTCTCGTTGCCTGAGGAACACCCGGAGATGGGTCGCCCCGGCCTCATTGCCGGCACACGTGAGCGGATCCCACACGAAAGCGACCGCGTGGTCTATGAAATCGCGCCGAGCGCCGGCTGGATTCTCGCAGTCGTGCATTCGGCGAGGAATTGGCCGGCCGTTTGA
- a CDS encoding type II toxin-antitoxin system VapC family toxin: MMILDTNVLSALMQRQPDSTVVEWLDRQAADTVWITSVTLFEARYGLKLLADGQRKALLVERLDEVVQLDLANRIAVFDVRAAEQAAHLAADRKARGRPVDMRDTFIAGIAIARGATLATRNAKHFEDVPTPVVNPWAA, from the coding sequence ATGATGATCCTCGACACCAACGTGCTCTCCGCGCTGATGCAGCGACAGCCCGATTCCACCGTGGTTGAGTGGTTGGATCGGCAAGCGGCCGACACCGTCTGGATCACGAGCGTCACCCTGTTCGAAGCCCGGTACGGCCTCAAGCTCCTCGCCGACGGTCAACGCAAAGCCCTACTGGTGGAACGTCTCGACGAGGTTGTTCAACTCGACCTGGCCAACCGTATCGCGGTGTTCGACGTACGAGCGGCAGAGCAGGCCGCACACCTGGCGGCCGACCGCAAGGCCCGCGGCCGTCCCGTGGATATGCGCGACACCTTCATTGCCGGCATCGCCATCGCCCGTGGCGCTACGCTTGCCACGCGGAACGCGAAGCACTTTGAAGATGTACCGACCCCGGTCGTGAACCCCTGGGCTGCATGA
- a CDS encoding type II toxin-antitoxin system VapC family toxin, whose translation MSADDRVYLDTSALAKWYLNEPGSDAFVDYLQGIDVAIISRLTRTEMRSLLSRRRRMGELNAELESVLYAAFLEDIARGWLQEHPVTDACFDEAVNLINRYPEHPLRTLDALHLALVNQMGIATLATADTVMAEAASSMGLVVRRF comes from the coding sequence ATGAGCGCTGACGACCGTGTCTACCTCGACACCAGCGCGCTCGCGAAGTGGTACCTCAACGAACCGGGGTCCGACGCCTTTGTCGATTACCTGCAGGGAATCGATGTGGCCATCATCAGCAGGCTCACCCGCACCGAGATGCGTTCGCTGCTGAGTCGGCGCCGGCGCATGGGCGAACTCAACGCTGAGCTCGAATCCGTGCTGTATGCCGCGTTCCTGGAGGATATCGCCCGCGGCTGGCTGCAGGAGCACCCGGTGACCGACGCCTGCTTCGACGAAGCCGTGAATCTGATCAACCGCTATCCGGAACATCCGCTGCGGACACTCGATGCCTTGCACCTCGCTCTGGTCAACCAGATGGGGATCGCGACGCTCGCGACTGCCGATACCGTGATGGCCGAAGCCGCTTCCTCCATGGGCCTGGTGGTGAGACGGTTCTGA
- a CDS encoding type II toxin-antitoxin system HicB family antitoxin: MSADHYTYRVTWSAEDQEHVGLCTEFPSLTWLADTPEAALSGIRMLVHDVIDDLRANNEPVPEPLAERKYSGEFRVRIPPELHRQLAMAAAEQGISLNRLASSKLAGEKVT, from the coding sequence ATGAGCGCTGATCACTACACCTACCGCGTGACCTGGTCCGCTGAAGATCAGGAACATGTTGGACTCTGCACCGAGTTCCCATCCCTCACTTGGCTCGCAGACACGCCGGAAGCGGCGCTGAGCGGCATCCGCATGCTGGTGCATGACGTCATCGACGATCTGCGGGCGAATAATGAGCCTGTTCCCGAGCCGCTTGCGGAGCGCAAGTACAGCGGCGAATTCCGGGTTCGGATTCCGCCCGAGCTGCACCGGCAGCTTGCCATGGCGGCGGCCGAGCAGGGCATCAGTCTGAATCGACTGGCTAGTTCCAAGCTGGCGGGTGAAAAGGTCACCTGA
- a CDS encoding type II toxin-antitoxin system RelE family toxin, with the protein MSWTIEFDRRVEKDLRALDKPSARRILKYLNERIAPLDDPRRLGMSLTGELGEYWRYRVGQYRIIASIEDERLRVLVVRVAHRNEVYRQGLGARHVLRSEIMQHIPRGIR; encoded by the coding sequence TTGAGTTGGACGATTGAATTTGATCGCCGCGTCGAGAAAGACCTGCGTGCATTGGACAAGCCATCAGCACGCCGGATTCTGAAATACCTGAACGAGCGTATCGCGCCATTGGACGACCCGCGGCGTCTGGGCATGTCGCTGACCGGGGAATTGGGCGAATACTGGCGCTACCGCGTGGGTCAGTACCGAATCATTGCATCGATAGAAGATGAACGGCTTCGGGTGCTGGTGGTGCGTGTGGCTCACCGCAATGAGGTCTATCGCCAGGGCCTCGGGGCTCGCCATGTGCTACGATCCGAAATAATGCAGCACATACCAAGAGGTATCCGATGA